TTCGCGGAATCAAAACGGGAGACGCCTCATAATTCTCGACGAGGCGGACAACCTACACGGAAACGCCGACAGAGGCGGGTCGCGCGCTGTCACTGACATAGTCAAGTCGTCGAGACAGCCCGTCGTCCTGATAGCCAACGACCTCTACGAGATGAGCCGGAGTCTCCGGAACTACTGTGAGAAGGTCGAGTTCCGAGACGTATCGTCGCGGTCTATAGTGCCCGTCCTGCGTGACATCTGTAAGAAAGAGGGTATAGAGTACGACAAAGCGGCTCTCAAGAAGATAGCAAACGCCAACTCGGGTGATCTCCGAGGAGCCATAAACGACCTTCAGGCTGTCGCGGAGGGACGTGACTTCTTAAACGAGGAAGACGTCTCGGCAGGGTCGAGGGACACCACGGAGGACATATTCGAGTTCCTCGACACAGTCTTTCAGGGAGACGACCTCCGTAAGGCGATGAGACAGGCAAGGGACGTCGACGAGAGTCCCGACGACCTCGTACACTGGATAGACGAGAACCTGCCTAAGGCGTACGAGGGCGACGAGATTGCCGAGGGATACCGAAACCTCGCGCGCGCCGACGTCTACCTCGGACGGACAGTTGCGACACAGAACTACTCTCTCTGGAAGTACGCTAACGACCTCATGGTGGGAGGCGTCAACACCTCGAAGAAAGGTTCGAAAGGCGGATGGACACGTTACTCGCCTCCCTCGACCTTCTCGCGTCTCGGGAGGACACGTAAGAAACGTGAGACACGTGACTCACTCGCGCGTAAGATCGGTGAGTCGTCGACTGTCAGCATCTCGTCGGGACGTGGCTTCGTGCCATACCTGAGACTTCTCTTCGAGGACATCTCGACAGCGGCGGAGATGGCGTCCGAACTAGATCTTTCGGAGGACGAAATCGAGTTCGTCGTAGGCTCCGAGAAGAAGGCGGAGGAGATAGCCGAGAGAGCCGAGGAGCCTGATGTCGTAGAGGAAAACGTCGAGAATCAGACCGACGAAGACGGAGTCGGAGCCGGAGAGGAAAACGAGGATGAGGACGAGACTTCCCAGAGCACACTCTCGAACTTCTGATTTCTGCTACTGACACAGAGTCAGTCTGAGATGAAAACCTGCCAGACTATGACTCCTATCGCCTCGACACCCAAGCCCAGAATAAGACTCGCGAACTGTACTTTTGCGAGGAGAAGGAGATTAGACACTGCACCTATTGCGGGAAGCCAGGGAACTAGAGGTACTTCAAAGCCTCTTTCTACGTCAGGCTGTTTTCGACGTGAGTAGATGAGAGCAATATTCACGCCGATAAGCCCAGCCAGTAACATGAAGTCAGCAAAGTGAGCAAGTGCCTCTATACCGAGGAAGTACGCCTCCAAGCCAGGAAATACGTGGGAGATCGAAAGTAATGTCTGAGACCGGAATACTACTCCGAACAGTAGGAAGAAGACGAGACCCAGACCTCCTTTGATTAGAACCGCACGGAAAGGGGTTCCGAAACGCGGATGTCGTGAGCCGATCGTCTCTGGAAGATGTTCACGGCGTGCCATCGCCTGTTTTACACGTGATCCGGCGAGAACTGTCGCATTTGCTGCAGAGATCATTGAGAGAAGGGCACCTGAGACGATGGTGTAAAATCCTATGCGTCCGAGGAAGTACCAAGCAGCCTGACCCATTACGAGCTCACCTCGTTCTGTCAGGAACGAGCGCACGTGCGATCTCGACTCTAAGCCCGTATTCTGAATGAGGAACTCAATAAAGTCCGCCTTGTTCACAGCGAGTACGACAGTGAGTATTACGAAGATATACAGAACTGTCACGAATCCGATGCTGATGAATATTGCCCGGGGAACGTTC
The genomic region above belongs to Candidatus Afararchaeum irisae and contains:
- a CDS encoding APC family permease; the protein is MSRRDRWKTCVCCSKSELKYRPNEYSTYRSGWRDRHTSRGSYRRRNDDSSGIFVLSGIAVANVGIIAIVSFILAAVVALITALAYAEFSTVYPENGGAYIYVYHTLKGGWTYFVGWAMIFGYPASAAFYMLSFSHWTERFLYPIFGVPAWIPGWVWGVAILTLLIGINILGAKETGVFQIVVTSGKVLLILVFIYGGIQAWQTEIIVSSFTEHVDELGETVTTAALVFITFFGFEAIATNAGEIRNSERNVPRAIFISIGFVTVLYIFVILTVVLAVNKADFIEFLIQNTGLESRSHVRSFLTERGELVMGQAAWYFLGRIGFYTIVSGALLSMISAANATVLAGSRVKQAMARREHLPETIGSRHPRFGTPFRAVLIKGGLGLVFFLLFGVVFRSQTLLSISHVFPGLEAYFLGIEALAHFADFMLLAGLIGVNIALIYSRRKQPDVERGFEVPLVPWLPAIGAVSNLLLLAKVQFASLILGLGVEAIGVIVWQVFISD
- a CDS encoding replication factor C large subunit, which gives rise to MEWTEKYRPESLSEVRGNNKSVKELKDWAETWDDHRKPAILHGEPGVGKTSSAHALANDKGWEVTELNASNQRTSSVVERVAGEASKSRSLTASRNQNGRRLIILDEADNLHGNADRGGSRAVTDIVKSSRQPVVLIANDLYEMSRSLRNYCEKVEFRDVSSRSIVPVLRDICKKEGIEYDKAALKKIANANSGDLRGAINDLQAVAEGRDFLNEEDVSAGSRDTTEDIFEFLDTVFQGDDLRKAMRQARDVDESPDDLVHWIDENLPKAYEGDEIAEGYRNLARADVYLGRTVATQNYSLWKYANDLMVGGVNTSKKGSKGGWTRYSPPSTFSRLGRTRKKRETRDSLARKIGESSTVSISSGRGFVPYLRLLFEDISTAAEMASELDLSEDEIEFVVGSEKKAEEIAERAEEPDVVEENVENQTDEDGVGAGEENEDEDETSQSTLSNF